The following coding sequences lie in one Candidatus Beckwithbacteria bacterium genomic window:
- a CDS encoding glycosyltransferase family 2 protein, with protein sequence MSKKRQENELISIIMPVYNAGDFLVEAIKSILDQTYTNWELIAVDDKSEDNSLQILKKFAAGDKRIKIITNRSNRGIGYSLNRALKVAKGTFIARMDADDIAAPKRLAIQQQFLKKHPKIIVCGGQANMIDCQGKVFAKKQFPTKPSILYDMIMQMIPIQHPMLMARAKYYKRYRYDESLSTAEDVDLLFYFLSRGPISNVSQYIYNYRKANSSNGYHNVKKTFYLTFLARWKAIISYRYQPSIKGVLISLAQLMAVTVLPSQWIVKLFEAIRFYPPVWQRLLAMPERLNPNQELRLNHNLNS encoded by the coding sequence AATGCCGGTGATTTTTTAGTGGAAGCTATTAAAAGCATTTTGGATCAAACCTATACGAATTGGGAGCTGATTGCAGTAGATGATAAATCCGAAGACAACTCTTTACAGATCTTAAAAAAATTTGCAGCTGGTGATAAACGGATCAAAATAATTACTAACCGAAGTAATCGTGGAATTGGTTATAGTTTAAACCGAGCCCTTAAAGTAGCTAAAGGCACTTTTATTGCCCGGATGGATGCAGACGATATTGCTGCTCCTAAAAGACTGGCTATTCAACAACAGTTTTTGAAAAAACACCCTAAAATTATTGTTTGTGGTGGGCAAGCCAATATGATTGATTGTCAAGGTAAAGTATTTGCTAAAAAGCAGTTTCCAACCAAACCCTCAATTTTATATGACATGATCATGCAAATGATCCCGATTCAACATCCCATGCTCATGGCCAGAGCCAAGTACTATAAAAGGTACCGCTATGATGAGTCGCTCTCAACAGCTGAAGATGTAGATTTGCTATTTTACTTTCTGAGCCGAGGCCCAATCAGTAATGTTTCTCAATATATCTACAACTATCGCAAAGCCAATAGTTCCAATGGCTACCATAATGTCAAAAAAACTTTTTACTTGACGTTTTTAGCTAGATGGAAAGCTATTATTAGCTACCGGTACCAACCTTCTATTAAAGGAGTGCTTATTAGTCTAGCCCAGCTTATGGCTGTAACTGTCTTACCTTCACAATGGATAGTTAAACTGTTTGAAGCTATTCGGTTTTATCCGCCCGTTTGGCAACGTTTACTAGCCATGCCTGAGAGATTAAACCCAAACCAAGAACTACGATTAAACCATAACCTAAATAGCTAA